Proteins encoded by one window of Moorella humiferrea:
- the fliR gene encoding flagellar biosynthetic protein FliR, with protein sequence MDYFKGAEAFLLVLVRSTSFFITAPFLGVRSVPAPLKAALGVLVAFLLFPTLPGDYAAYSGGAFALAVVNEALAGLALGYLASLIFSAVQVAGQLLDLNMGLGMANLLDPQTAYSTTVLGQFFNILALLLFFQMDGHHTVLLALQESFRLLPLGGVGFDGSIILAVVRLFSGMFSLAVRIASPVIAVLFIADLTLSLIARTVPQLNVFILGFPLKIGLGLLILIAVLPMLATVCANLFSQMEHDLALILRSWPR encoded by the coding sequence ATGGACTACTTCAAAGGGGCGGAAGCCTTTTTACTGGTGCTGGTGCGGTCTACCTCCTTTTTCATAACGGCGCCATTTTTGGGCGTTCGCAGCGTACCGGCCCCGTTAAAGGCGGCCCTAGGGGTGCTGGTGGCCTTCCTCCTTTTTCCGACGCTGCCGGGAGATTATGCGGCGTATAGCGGCGGGGCCTTTGCCCTGGCCGTAGTGAACGAGGCCCTGGCCGGTCTGGCCCTAGGGTATCTGGCCAGCCTCATTTTCAGCGCCGTCCAGGTGGCCGGCCAGCTTTTAGATCTGAATATGGGCCTGGGGATGGCCAACCTCCTGGATCCCCAGACCGCCTACTCCACCACCGTCCTGGGGCAGTTCTTTAACATCCTGGCCCTGCTCCTCTTTTTCCAGATGGACGGCCACCACACCGTGCTTTTGGCCCTGCAGGAGAGTTTTCGCCTTCTGCCTCTGGGAGGGGTGGGATTTGACGGGAGTATCATTCTGGCGGTGGTGAGGCTTTTTAGCGGCATGTTCAGCCTGGCGGTAAGAATCGCTTCTCCCGTTATCGCTGTCCTTTTCATTGCCGATTTGACTTTAAGTCTCATCGCCCGCACCGTGCCCCAGCTGAACGTTTTCATCCTGGGTTTTCCTTTAAAAATCGGCCTGGGCCTTCTGATTTTAATCGCCGTTCTGCCCATGCTGGCGACGGTCTGCGCCAACCTCTTCAGCCAGATGGAACACGACCTGGCCCTGATCCTAAGGAGCTGGCCGCGGTGA
- the flhB gene encoding flagellar biosynthesis protein FlhB encodes MIGLGINLQLFAEEKTEEATPHRLQEVRRRGQAARSNDLTAALVLLAVILYLYWRRQAFYLKMADLMTHTLGEGLKENLDVGALMAVFYHQAVEIGLLLAPVLLVAAAVGLFANFAQVGFLFSLDPIMPRLENLDPVKGMQRLFSRRALIELVKSLFKVTAVGFVAWALVRGELDRLITVVDAGLPAALEMVGRLLYRVGLGVMIVFISLAAVDYLFQRREFQRSIRMTRQEVKEELKQMEGDPLVRSRLREKQRRLARHRMMHAVPEATVVITNPVHVAVALRYREGDRAPRVVAKGAGSIAERIKEVARRHNVPIVENPPVARALYRQVELGQEIPVALYQAVAEILAQIYRLRGRM; translated from the coding sequence GTGATAGGCCTAGGGATTAACCTCCAGCTCTTTGCCGAAGAGAAAACCGAGGAAGCAACCCCCCACCGGCTCCAGGAAGTGCGCCGCAGGGGGCAGGCGGCCCGGAGCAACGACCTGACCGCCGCCCTGGTGCTCCTGGCCGTAATCCTTTACCTCTATTGGCGGCGGCAGGCCTTTTACTTAAAGATGGCCGACCTTATGACTCATACCCTGGGGGAAGGCCTCAAGGAGAACCTGGATGTGGGGGCATTGATGGCCGTATTCTACCACCAGGCGGTAGAAATCGGCCTCCTCCTGGCTCCCGTCCTCCTGGTGGCGGCGGCGGTGGGCCTATTCGCCAATTTTGCCCAGGTGGGCTTCCTCTTTTCCCTGGACCCCATAATGCCGCGCCTGGAAAACCTGGACCCGGTTAAAGGGATGCAGCGCCTTTTCTCCCGTCGTGCCCTGATAGAGCTGGTGAAGAGCCTTTTCAAGGTAACGGCGGTGGGTTTCGTGGCCTGGGCCCTGGTTCGGGGTGAGTTAGACCGCCTGATAACGGTCGTCGATGCCGGGCTCCCCGCCGCCCTGGAAATGGTGGGGCGGCTCCTATACCGGGTGGGTCTGGGCGTGATGATCGTTTTCATTAGCCTCGCGGCGGTGGACTACCTGTTCCAGCGGCGCGAGTTCCAGCGCAGCATCCGCATGACCAGACAGGAAGTAAAAGAAGAATTGAAGCAAATGGAGGGCGACCCCCTGGTCCGGTCCCGCCTGCGGGAGAAGCAGCGGCGGCTGGCCCGGCACCGCATGATGCACGCCGTGCCGGAAGCCACGGTGGTCATCACCAACCCCGTTCACGTGGCCGTGGCCCTGCGCTACCGGGAAGGAGATAGGGCCCCGCGGGTGGTGGCCAAGGGGGCGGGGAGCATCGCCGAGCGTATTAAAGAAGTCGCCCGCCGCCACAACGTTCCCATCGTGGAAAACCCTCCGGTGGCCCGGGCATTGTACCGCCAGGTGGAGCTGGGCCAGGAAATACCGGTGGCCCTCTACCAGGCGGTGGCCGAGATCCTTGCCCAGATCTACCGCCTGCGGGGAAGGATGTAG
- the flhA gene encoding flagellar biosynthesis protein FlhA: MAANTGLLGVLRRLNPYNDILVAALVLGVVMLIVVPVSPLVMDILLVVNIGVSMIILLTTMFVGRSLDFSVFPSLLLVVTLFRLSLNISSTRLILSRADAGHVIETFGSFVVRGNYIVGFIIFIIITIIQFIVITNGAQRVAEVAARFTLDAMPGKQMSIDADLNAGLLTEEEARAKRRELQREADFYGAMDGASKFVRGDAVASLIIVAINIVGGLAIGMWQLKMPFMEALQTYTRLTIGDGLVSQLPALMVSTGTGILVTRSGSVDNFGKEVIAQLTGFPRIAALVAAILFLMGLLPGMPHLTFFILAGGTGYAAYALAREEKLEGRRREERAAAQKTAPRQPENVLSLFQVDPLEVEIGYGLIPLADESAGGDLLDRLAAVRRQCATEMGIYVRPIRIRDNLQLPPNSYIFKLRGVEAARGEIQPNYLLAMNPAGSEGPPEGIPTREPTFGLPAWWVPAARRQEAELAGFTVVDATTVLITHLTEFIKAHADELMGRQETRELLDKVKETNPAVVEELVPNLLSVGEVQKVLAGLLQEQVPIRDLVGILEALADAARTSRDPDYLLGAARQALSRTISRQYARDGKITAVTLHPQLEQRVAEAVQPTSQGAFPALGPEEARELLNRVGRAVEKAAVGGVQPVLLCSARVRLPLRRLLKRSFPYLPVLAYNELEPGMEVEAVEAVNLA; this comes from the coding sequence ATGGCGGCAAATACCGGCCTGTTGGGCGTCTTAAGGCGCCTCAACCCCTATAACGACATCCTGGTGGCGGCCCTGGTCCTGGGGGTGGTAATGCTCATCGTCGTCCCCGTCAGCCCCCTGGTCATGGACATCCTCCTCGTCGTCAACATCGGCGTCAGCATGATCATCCTCCTGACCACCATGTTCGTCGGCCGCAGCCTGGATTTTTCCGTTTTTCCGTCCCTTTTGCTGGTCGTCACCCTTTTCCGCCTGTCGCTAAACATTTCCTCCACCCGCCTTATCTTAAGCCGGGCTGATGCCGGCCATGTCATCGAAACCTTCGGCAGCTTCGTGGTGCGGGGCAACTATATCGTCGGTTTTATCATTTTTATTATCATTACCATTATCCAGTTTATCGTCATCACCAACGGCGCCCAGCGGGTGGCCGAAGTGGCGGCGCGCTTCACCCTGGACGCTATGCCCGGCAAGCAGATGAGCATCGACGCCGATCTCAACGCCGGCCTTTTGACCGAAGAGGAAGCCAGGGCCAAAAGGCGCGAGCTCCAGCGGGAAGCCGATTTTTACGGCGCCATGGACGGCGCCAGCAAGTTCGTCCGGGGCGACGCCGTGGCCAGCCTGATTATTGTGGCCATTAACATCGTGGGCGGGCTGGCCATCGGCATGTGGCAGCTGAAGATGCCTTTCATGGAAGCCCTGCAGACCTATACCCGCCTGACCATCGGCGACGGCCTGGTGAGCCAGCTGCCGGCCCTTATGGTGTCCACCGGCACGGGCATCCTGGTGACCCGTTCCGGTTCCGTTGACAACTTCGGCAAAGAGGTAATAGCCCAGCTGACGGGCTTTCCCCGCATCGCCGCCCTGGTGGCCGCCATCCTTTTCCTCATGGGGCTTTTGCCGGGAATGCCCCATTTGACCTTTTTCATCCTGGCCGGCGGCACCGGGTACGCGGCCTATGCCCTGGCCCGGGAGGAAAAATTGGAGGGACGGCGCCGTGAGGAAAGGGCTGCCGCCCAGAAGACGGCGCCGCGCCAGCCGGAAAACGTCTTAAGCCTTTTTCAGGTGGACCCCCTGGAGGTGGAAATCGGCTACGGCCTTATCCCCCTGGCCGACGAAAGTGCGGGCGGAGATCTTTTGGACCGTCTGGCCGCCGTGCGGCGTCAGTGCGCCACCGAAATGGGCATTTATGTCAGGCCCATCCGCATCCGGGACAACCTGCAGCTGCCCCCCAACAGCTACATCTTTAAGTTGCGGGGCGTGGAAGCGGCGCGGGGCGAAATCCAACCGAACTATCTCCTGGCTATGAACCCCGCCGGCAGTGAGGGGCCGCCGGAGGGAATACCAACCAGGGAGCCTACCTTCGGCCTGCCGGCCTGGTGGGTGCCGGCGGCCAGGCGCCAGGAAGCGGAGCTGGCCGGGTTTACCGTGGTCGACGCCACTACTGTACTCATCACCCATCTTACGGAGTTTATCAAGGCCCATGCTGACGAACTCATGGGACGCCAGGAAACCCGGGAGCTTTTAGACAAGGTCAAGGAAACCAATCCGGCAGTGGTGGAAGAGCTGGTACCCAACCTTCTATCCGTCGGCGAGGTGCAGAAGGTGCTGGCCGGTCTTTTACAGGAACAGGTGCCCATTCGCGACCTCGTCGGCATCCTGGAGGCCCTAGCCGACGCCGCCCGTACCAGCCGGGATCCCGACTACCTCCTGGGGGCGGCGCGTCAGGCCCTGAGTCGTACCATCAGCCGCCAGTACGCCCGGGACGGCAAAATTACCGCCGTCACCCTCCATCCCCAGCTGGAGCAGAGGGTGGCCGAGGCCGTCCAGCCGACCTCCCAGGGGGCTTTTCCGGCCCTGGGTCCGGAGGAGGCCCGGGAGCTCTTGAACAGGGTGGGCCGGGCCGTGGAAAAGGCGGCCGTCGGCGGCGTCCAGCCGGTGCTCTTATGCTCGGCCAGGGTTCGCCTGCCCCTGCGGCGGCTGCTTAAACGCTCTTTTCCTTACCTGCCGGTTCTGGCCTATAACGAGCTGGAACCGGGGATGGAAGTTGAAGCCGTGGAGGCGGTGAACCTGGCATGA
- the flhF gene encoding flagellar biosynthesis protein FlhF yields the protein MKIKRYLARDMQEAYLAIRRDLGPDAVIVATRRVRQPGWRGFFQPPRLEVTAAVEEGEGRTPSRPPGPAAPGQGAGNGSDTGGRAAGYGDAGGRGGLEALQRELADIKAALHRLVRPAHSQLPEHLQDLRQRLLEQELGEEVVTALLKGLEEAGREVVGEVVLSRLNEHLAPLMAPFSEKRVQAFVGPTGVGKTTTLAKIAARYSLYQNKKVGLITLDTYRIGAVDQLKTYGEIMGLPLEVAMTPRELRAALENLQGCDVVLIDTAGRAPENKAMLAETRGFLEVVPDAEVFLVLSCATRLKDQLQAVDNFRSLKYGRLIFTKLDETNCPGAVMAVAAAAGVPVAYLATGQDVPDDLEKAEPYLLARRIWEAVVQDGSGGRVA from the coding sequence ATGAAGATAAAGCGCTATCTCGCCCGCGACATGCAGGAAGCATATCTCGCCATTCGCCGTGACCTGGGGCCGGACGCGGTGATCGTGGCCACCCGCCGGGTACGCCAGCCGGGCTGGCGGGGCTTTTTTCAGCCGCCCCGCCTGGAGGTCACGGCTGCCGTGGAGGAAGGCGAAGGGAGAACCCCTTCCCGGCCGCCCGGACCCGCTGCGCCTGGTCAGGGAGCCGGGAACGGAAGCGACACGGGCGGCAGGGCGGCGGGATATGGTGATGCCGGCGGCCGCGGCGGCCTGGAGGCCCTCCAGCGGGAATTGGCCGACATCAAGGCCGCCCTGCACCGCCTGGTCCGCCCCGCCCATTCCCAGCTTCCCGAACACCTGCAGGACCTGCGGCAGCGCCTGCTGGAACAGGAACTGGGAGAAGAAGTGGTGACCGCCCTTTTAAAGGGTTTAGAGGAGGCGGGACGGGAAGTTGTGGGAGAAGTGGTCTTAAGCCGCTTGAATGAGCACCTTGCACCCCTAATGGCGCCGTTTTCAGAAAAGCGGGTTCAGGCCTTTGTCGGCCCTACGGGTGTGGGCAAGACCACCACCCTGGCCAAGATCGCGGCCCGCTACAGCCTTTATCAAAATAAAAAGGTCGGGCTCATCACCCTGGATACCTACCGCATCGGCGCCGTGGACCAGCTTAAGACCTATGGGGAGATAATGGGCCTGCCCCTGGAAGTGGCCATGACGCCGCGGGAGTTGCGGGCTGCTTTAGAAAACCTGCAGGGATGCGACGTGGTGTTGATAGATACCGCCGGCCGGGCGCCGGAAAATAAAGCCATGCTGGCGGAAACCCGGGGGTTCCTGGAAGTCGTACCCGACGCGGAAGTTTTCCTGGTGTTAAGCTGCGCTACGAGGCTTAAGGATCAGCTCCAGGCCGTTGATAACTTCCGGAGCTTGAAATACGGCCGCCTTATTTTCACCAAACTGGACGAAACGAATTGCCCGGGTGCTGTCATGGCGGTGGCGGCGGCGGCAGGGGTGCCTGTGGCCTACCTAGCGACGGGACAGGACGTGCCCGACGACCTCGAAAAGGCGGAACCCTATCTCCTGGCCCGGCGCATATGGGAAGCGGTGGTGCAAGATGGATCAGGCGGCCGGGTTGCGTAG
- a CDS encoding MinD/ParA family protein: MDQAAGLRRLVSERRQDAARVIAIASGKGGVGKTNIAVNLGLILARQGRRTLLFDADLGLANVDILLGLIPRYSLKDVVGGERRLEEIIVCGPHGLLLVPGASGVQELADLAPPIRDRLIGELTSLAMGLDVILVDAGAGINRTVLSFAAAAGEAIVVAMPEPTSITDAYGLIKGLYRLNVTMHLLINRAGWTEGRQAADRLRGACQRFLQLDLPLLGIIPEDPRVGQAVRRQQPFCQAYPTCPAARALEEAAARLWGKELPPNRGGGFWQRLSRLLGR; the protein is encoded by the coding sequence ATGGATCAGGCGGCCGGGTTGCGTAGGCTGGTGTCGGAGCGACGGCAGGACGCCGCGCGGGTTATTGCCATAGCCAGCGGCAAAGGCGGCGTGGGCAAGACCAACATCGCCGTGAATCTGGGGCTGATCCTTGCCCGCCAGGGGCGGCGGACCCTCCTTTTCGACGCCGATCTGGGCCTGGCCAACGTGGACATCCTCCTGGGGCTCATTCCCCGTTACAGCTTAAAGGACGTCGTCGGCGGAGAGCGTAGGTTAGAAGAAATCATCGTCTGCGGTCCCCACGGGCTTCTCTTGGTGCCGGGGGCTTCGGGCGTCCAGGAGCTGGCCGATTTGGCGCCGCCGATCCGGGACCGGCTTATAGGGGAGTTGACATCCCTAGCCATGGGACTGGACGTCATTCTGGTTGATGCCGGTGCCGGCATCAACAGGACGGTGCTGAGCTTTGCGGCGGCCGCCGGCGAAGCTATTGTCGTGGCCATGCCCGAACCCACTTCCATAACTGATGCCTACGGCCTGATTAAAGGACTTTATCGTTTAAACGTAACCATGCATTTGCTCATCAACCGGGCGGGATGGACGGAGGGCCGTCAGGCCGCCGACCGTCTCCGGGGTGCCTGCCAACGTTTTTTACAGCTGGATCTGCCCCTTTTAGGGATCATCCCTGAAGACCCCAGGGTGGGTCAGGCGGTGCGGCGCCAGCAGCCCTTCTGCCAGGCGTATCCCACCTGCCCGGCCGCCCGGGCCCTGGAAGAAGCCGCCGCGAGGCTCTGGGGTAAAGAACTTCCGCCGAACCGTGGCGGCGGCTTCTGGCAGCGCTTGAGCCGGCTGCTGGGCAGGTAG
- a CDS encoding flagellar brake protein yields the protein MARPNFIAVNLPVIIKTSGRDVRTIVQDTREDGFAVLAPAGEEVVLLPGEEILVVCNRQDARYEFATKVQRFVPEEPPLYYLAYPEEYRRIQVRSHVRARAALDVRYAPWPAEDWPHRPPRACARGVTVDISGGGAQLVLREPMVPGDLLYLEICLPGSRRAPLHLAGRVKRVAPREIDGERRYEVGVAFEALSERQEDEIVAFVFRRLLEERRRGGWEHGS from the coding sequence GTGGCCAGACCGAATTTTATAGCTGTAAACCTGCCGGTAATAATTAAAACTTCCGGCAGGGACGTTCGTACCATCGTCCAGGATACCCGGGAAGACGGCTTTGCCGTCCTGGCGCCGGCAGGGGAGGAGGTGGTCCTCCTGCCGGGTGAGGAGATTTTGGTGGTCTGCAACCGCCAGGATGCCCGTTATGAATTTGCGACCAAGGTACAGCGTTTCGTGCCCGAAGAACCTCCCCTTTACTATCTGGCCTATCCCGAAGAATACCGGCGGATTCAGGTGCGCTCCCACGTGCGTGCCAGGGCGGCCCTGGACGTGCGTTACGCCCCCTGGCCCGCGGAAGACTGGCCCCACCGTCCGCCCCGAGCCTGTGCCAGGGGGGTGACGGTAGATATAAGCGGCGGGGGAGCCCAGCTGGTTCTGCGGGAACCCATGGTTCCCGGCGACCTCCTTTATCTCGAAATCTGCCTGCCGGGAAGCCGCCGCGCGCCCCTGCATCTTGCGGGCCGGGTAAAAAGGGTGGCCCCGAGGGAAATAGACGGCGAGAGGCGCTATGAAGTCGGGGTGGCCTTTGAAGCTTTGAGCGAGAGGCAGGAGGATGAAATCGTGGCCTTCGTCTTCCGGCGGCTGCTGGAAGAAAGGCGCCGGGGAGGCTGGGAACATGGCAGTTAG
- a CDS encoding FliA/WhiG family RNA polymerase sigma factor, translating to MAVRDGAVWQAYLDRRDEDRRRELVLKYLPLVKQQVGRLVVKPPRHLDQEDLLGYGIVGLMEAIDRYDPSRGVSFEYFAAMRIRGAILDALRRSHWAPRTLVERLRRVSSVYRRLEQVQGSDVKDEAVAAAAGISVEELHDLLERGSQMAILSLEDFLFDREGEEGATRGEMLADPFSPDPAGRYEQKELRRALIEGLKALNEKDRLVLTLYYYEGLTLKEIGKILGVSESRACQLHGRAILNLRRYLADFM from the coding sequence ATGGCAGTTAGGGACGGCGCCGTCTGGCAGGCCTACCTGGACCGCCGGGACGAAGATAGACGGCGGGAACTGGTGCTTAAATACCTGCCCCTGGTGAAACAGCAGGTGGGCCGCCTGGTCGTTAAACCGCCGCGGCACCTTGACCAGGAGGACCTGTTGGGCTACGGCATTGTCGGCCTCATGGAGGCCATCGACCGCTACGATCCTTCCCGCGGCGTCAGCTTTGAATACTTCGCAGCCATGCGCATCCGCGGCGCCATCCTCGACGCCCTGCGCCGGTCCCACTGGGCCCCCCGCACCCTGGTGGAAAGGCTGCGCCGGGTAAGCTCTGTATACCGGCGGCTGGAGCAGGTTCAGGGGAGCGACGTGAAGGACGAGGCGGTGGCAGCGGCGGCGGGTATAAGCGTGGAGGAACTCCACGACCTGCTGGAAAGGGGTTCCCAGATGGCCATCCTTTCCCTGGAAGACTTCCTTTTCGACCGGGAAGGGGAGGAAGGGGCCACCCGGGGGGAAATGCTCGCCGACCCTTTCAGCCCCGACCCCGCCGGGCGCTACGAGCAGAAGGAACTCCGCCGCGCCCTTATAGAAGGCCTTAAAGCATTGAACGAAAAGGATCGCCTGGTCCTTACCCTTTATTATTATGAAGGTTTAACGTTAAAGGAAATCGGTAAAATCCTCGGCGTCTCCGAATCCCGGGCCTGCCAGCTGCACGGCCGGGCCATATTAAACCTGCGCAGATACCTCGCCGATTTTATGTAG
- a CDS encoding endolytic transglycosylase MltG: protein MLLLPFQRGPTREEIIARARDYGMVFREEVVPFAPSAYQSQSTPAQEKGEDPRGEVLVTIPAGVGLEEIAAILEEKGVAAAAAFEAEVRRQGVTQKLKAGSYYLPAGDIKEIIRRLTG, encoded by the coding sequence ATGCTGCTGCTGCCTTTTCAGCGGGGACCAACCAGGGAGGAAATAATCGCCCGGGCGCGGGACTACGGCATGGTTTTCCGGGAAGAAGTAGTGCCCTTCGCGCCCTCCGCTTATCAAAGCCAATCAACCCCCGCGCAGGAAAAAGGGGAGGACCCCCGGGGCGAGGTGCTGGTTACCATTCCGGCGGGGGTGGGCCTCGAAGAGATTGCCGCCATTCTGGAAGAAAAGGGTGTGGCCGCGGCGGCGGCCTTCGAAGCGGAGGTGCGCCGCCAGGGCGTAACCCAGAAACTCAAGGCCGGTTCCTATTACCTGCCCGCCGGAGACATCAAGGAGATTATCAGGCGGTTGACCGGTTAG
- a CDS encoding flagellar hook-basal body protein, translating to MLRGLYLAATGMVVQEIRQDVIANNLANATTGGYKAQTAAVGTFPEMLLQRMEEGRSAPVGYFAPGVMLDQIYTNFAPGPLEETNRSTDLALIDAPGETPAFFTVQAGDTEAYTRNGSFHVDARGFLVTAEGYPVQGERGAVYVGTAAFKVDGDGRVLVDGQVIDRLRVVTFPGENLQLLEGRGDGLFYAPAGVQPLPAAAQIKQGWLERANVDLAREMVDMLAVMRIYEANQKAIQAADQTLGKSVNEVGSLR from the coding sequence TTGTTAAGGGGATTATATCTGGCCGCTACCGGCATGGTGGTCCAGGAAATACGCCAGGACGTTATCGCCAACAACCTGGCCAACGCGACCACCGGCGGCTACAAGGCCCAAACGGCCGCCGTGGGCACCTTTCCGGAGATGCTGCTGCAGCGCATGGAGGAGGGGCGGAGCGCTCCCGTGGGTTATTTTGCCCCGGGAGTTATGCTCGACCAGATCTATACCAACTTTGCTCCCGGTCCCCTGGAAGAAACGAATCGTTCTACCGATCTCGCCCTGATAGACGCCCCAGGGGAGACGCCGGCTTTCTTCACCGTGCAAGCAGGGGATACCGAGGCCTATACCCGCAACGGCTCCTTTCATGTCGACGCCCGGGGTTTTCTGGTCACTGCGGAAGGATATCCGGTCCAGGGTGAGCGGGGGGCCGTTTACGTCGGTACGGCCGCCTTCAAGGTCGACGGTGACGGCCGCGTGCTGGTGGACGGTCAGGTGATCGATAGATTACGGGTGGTGACCTTTCCCGGGGAGAACTTGCAGCTCCTCGAGGGCCGGGGCGACGGTCTGTTTTACGCACCCGCCGGGGTCCAGCCTCTGCCGGCGGCAGCGCAAATAAAACAGGGCTGGTTGGAAAGGGCCAACGTGGACTTGGCCCGGGAAATGGTGGACATGCTGGCCGTCATGCGTATCTATGAAGCCAATCAAAAGGCCATCCAGGCCGCCGACCAGACCTTGGGCAAGAGCGTCAACGAGGTCGGGAGCCTGCGTTAG
- the flgG gene encoding flagellar basal-body rod protein FlgG, translating into MIGALWRGASGMLAQQLAVDSLANDVANVNTTGYKQGRVEFADLIYRPIEEMGMPVNRIPEAATPPALGAGVRVAAMEKDFSQGSLIHTGDPLNLAVQGEGFFAVYSPGGERFLTRDGNFHRDADGFLVNARGYYLDVPFSLPPEAENVTVSPDGTVTAVIDGMPQVLGNIDLYTVPNPSGLEGAGDNLFRETAASGQAAAGRPGTQGLGTIRSGYLEAANVDLAAALTRMIMAQRAYEVNARSVRLADEMWGLANSLRR; encoded by the coding sequence ATGATCGGCGCATTATGGCGGGGCGCCAGCGGCATGCTGGCCCAACAGCTCGCTGTAGACAGTCTGGCCAACGACGTGGCCAATGTTAACACCACGGGATATAAACAGGGGCGGGTGGAGTTTGCCGACCTCATTTACCGTCCTATCGAGGAAATGGGGATGCCCGTAAACCGTATCCCGGAGGCCGCAACGCCGCCGGCCCTGGGGGCGGGGGTAAGGGTCGCGGCAATGGAGAAAGACTTCAGCCAGGGATCTTTAATCCATACAGGGGACCCCTTGAACCTCGCCGTCCAGGGAGAAGGATTTTTCGCCGTCTACAGCCCGGGGGGAGAGCGGTTTTTGACCCGGGACGGCAATTTCCACCGCGACGCCGACGGCTTTTTGGTCAACGCCCGGGGTTATTATTTAGACGTGCCCTTTTCCCTGCCTCCGGAGGCGGAGAACGTCACCGTCTCCCCGGACGGTACGGTAACGGCAGTAATTGACGGGATGCCCCAGGTGCTGGGAAACATCGACCTTTACACCGTCCCCAACCCGTCCGGGTTGGAAGGGGCGGGCGACAACCTTTTCCGGGAAACGGCGGCCAGCGGCCAGGCTGCTGCCGGCAGGCCGGGAACCCAGGGATTGGGCACCATTCGCTCCGGCTATTTGGAGGCGGCCAACGTCGACCTGGCAGCCGCTTTAACCCGCATGATTATGGCCCAGCGGGCCTATGAGGTCAATGCCCGTTCCGTGCGGCTGGCCGACGAGATGTGGGGCCTGGCCAACAGCCTGCGGCGTTAA
- a CDS encoding tetratricopeptide repeat protein produces MMLYCSLCGRPLPPGWRYCPVCTHEAEETKSICQAALCLRAGNVALTRGRSFLAAFFYRAALEINPTSWEALFNLGCLAWQQGDIGHAIALWEKSLVNNPENYLAHFNLGTFFLYNRNLNAARYHLTRVRRIKPGFLEGRVNLGTTYLLLGKLEAARREYAFVLEQDPGHKGARRGLALIARTANT; encoded by the coding sequence ATGATGCTTTACTGTTCCCTCTGCGGACGGCCCCTGCCGCCTGGATGGCGGTACTGTCCCGTCTGCACCCATGAAGCCGAAGAAACGAAATCCATATGTCAGGCCGCCCTCTGTCTGCGGGCCGGCAACGTCGCCTTAACCCGCGGGCGTTCCTTCCTTGCCGCCTTTTTCTACCGGGCCGCGTTAGAAATAAATCCGACAAGCTGGGAAGCCCTTTTCAACCTGGGGTGCCTGGCCTGGCAGCAGGGTGACATCGGTCACGCCATCGCCTTGTGGGAAAAAAGCCTGGTAAACAATCCGGAAAACTACCTGGCCCACTTCAACCTAGGCACGTTTTTCCTCTACAACCGCAACCTCAACGCCGCCCGCTACCATCTCACCCGCGTGCGCCGGATTAAGCCCGGCTTCCTGGAAGGCCGGGTCAACTTGGGCACCACCTATCTGCTCCTGGGTAAACTCGAGGCGGCACGGCGCGAATATGCCTTTGTCCTGGAGCAGGACCCAGGGCACAAAGGCGCCCGGCGCGGCCTGGCCTTAATAGCCAGAACGGCGAACACTTAA
- a CDS encoding chemotaxis protein CheD — protein MNRPMQAASSVEEIKVGIAEWQVSRAPGRLLTLGLGSCVGIALYDPVARIGGLAHIMLPDSSQFQDRGNRAKFADLAIPDMLEEMLRGGARRGRVVAKIAGGAQMFTSGDRHLSFLNIGQRNTAMVRQTLEKLDLPIVGADTGGNFGRTMIFELEDGEVYIRVIGKPLKKL, from the coding sequence ATGAATCGACCCATGCAGGCAGCTAGCAGCGTAGAAGAGATCAAAGTCGGTATAGCTGAGTGGCAGGTAAGTCGGGCTCCGGGACGCTTGCTCACCCTGGGCCTGGGTTCCTGCGTGGGGATCGCCCTGTACGATCCAGTCGCCCGGATAGGGGGGCTGGCCCACATTATGCTGCCCGACAGCAGCCAGTTTCAAGACAGGGGCAACCGAGCCAAGTTTGCCGATCTGGCCATCCCCGACATGCTGGAAGAAATGCTGCGGGGCGGTGCCAGGCGCGGCAGGGTGGTGGCAAAGATTGCCGGAGGCGCCCAGATGTTCACTTCCGGCGACCGGCACCTTTCTTTCCTCAATATAGGCCAGCGCAACACGGCCATGGTGCGGCAGACCCTGGAAAAGCTGGATTTACCCATTGTCGGCGCCGACACCGGGGGCAATTTCGGGCGCACCATGATATTCGAGCTGGAAGACGGCGAGGTATACATACGCGTCATCGGCAAGCCTTTAAAGAAACTATAG